One Cellulomonas soli DNA window includes the following coding sequences:
- a CDS encoding HAD-IA family hydrolase has protein sequence MVFDLGNVLLRWDPYAPFEGRLDRAEVEAFFAEIDFFAFNHLQDAGRSWQAAREAVAESHPHRLVALDLYLEHFAEALPGPVEGSEQIVRDLLRAGVHTYGLTNWSAETFHHAGPAAPAVDLLEGIVVSGVEGIAKPDLRVFALVAARFALDPARTVFTDDSAANVAAAAEAGFDAVLFTDAPSLRAELVARGLPLDGDEGPRT, from the coding sequence GTGGTTTTCGACCTCGGCAACGTGCTGCTGCGGTGGGACCCGTACGCCCCCTTCGAGGGCCGCCTCGACCGCGCCGAGGTCGAGGCGTTCTTCGCGGAGATCGACTTCTTCGCGTTCAACCACCTGCAGGACGCGGGTCGCAGCTGGCAGGCGGCGCGCGAGGCCGTGGCGGAGAGCCACCCCCACAGGCTGGTGGCACTGGACCTCTACCTCGAGCACTTCGCCGAGGCGTTGCCGGGCCCGGTCGAGGGGTCGGAGCAGATCGTGCGCGACCTGCTCCGTGCGGGCGTGCACACCTACGGGCTGACGAACTGGTCCGCGGAGACGTTCCATCACGCCGGTCCGGCAGCTCCGGCGGTCGACCTGCTCGAGGGGATCGTGGTCTCGGGGGTCGAGGGGATCGCCAAGCCCGACCTGCGGGTGTTCGCCCTGGTCGCCGCCCGGTTCGCGCTCGACCCCGCACGCACGGTCTTCACGGACGACTCGGCGGCGAACGTCGCAGCCGCGGCGGAGGCGGGCTTCGACGCGGTGCTGTTCACCGATGCCCCGTCGTTGCGCGCCGAGCTCGTGGCGCGGGGTCTCCCGCTGGACGGGGACGAGGGCCCGCGCACCTAG
- the fmt gene encoding methionyl-tRNA formyltransferase — protein MRLLFAGTPAAAVPSLEALLGSRHEVVAVLTRPDARSGRGRTLSASPVKQLALEAGLDVLEPRRLRDEGVREALERLDIDAAPVVAYGNLVPPELLDLPAHGWVNLHFSVLPAWRGAAPVQHALIAGDQVTGATTFRLDEGLDTGAVLGTLTETVRPRDTSGDLLGRLAQVGAGLLVRTLDALEDGILVPTPQGLDGVSHAPKIEVDDARVRWGHPSHAVDRRIRGCTPAPGAWTTLPDGSRLGLGPVVPVPGVDGLAPGQVRAGKSEVLVGTAGGAVRLGEVTPAGKRAMAAADWVRGARLDDATVLGANGEVSA, from the coding sequence ATGCGACTGCTCTTCGCCGGAACCCCTGCGGCCGCGGTGCCGTCGCTCGAGGCGCTCCTCGGCTCCCGTCACGAGGTCGTGGCCGTGCTGACCCGGCCCGACGCCCGCTCCGGTCGAGGGCGGACGCTGTCGGCGAGCCCGGTCAAGCAGCTCGCGCTCGAGGCGGGCCTCGATGTCCTGGAGCCCCGGCGGTTGCGTGACGAGGGCGTCCGGGAGGCGCTCGAGCGGCTCGACATCGACGCCGCGCCCGTCGTCGCCTACGGGAACCTGGTTCCGCCGGAGCTGCTCGACCTGCCCGCGCACGGCTGGGTCAACCTGCACTTCTCGGTGCTGCCCGCCTGGCGCGGCGCCGCACCCGTGCAGCACGCGCTCATCGCGGGGGACCAGGTCACAGGCGCGACGACCTTTCGGCTCGACGAGGGTCTGGACACGGGCGCGGTGCTCGGCACGCTCACCGAGACGGTGCGCCCGCGCGACACCTCGGGCGATCTGCTGGGCAGGCTCGCGCAGGTGGGTGCCGGGCTGCTGGTGCGCACGCTCGACGCGCTCGAGGACGGCATCCTCGTCCCGACGCCGCAGGGGCTCGACGGCGTCAGCCACGCGCCCAAGATCGAGGTCGACGACGCGCGGGTCCGGTGGGGTCACCCCAGCCATGCGGTCGACCGGCGGATCCGGGGCTGCACCCCGGCGCCCGGAGCGTGGACCACGCTGCCCGACGGTTCACGGCTGGGGCTCGGTCCCGTGGTGCCCGTCCCGGGCGTGGACGGTCTTGCGCCCGGTCAGGTGCGCGCGGGCAAGAGCGAGGTGCTCGTCGGCACCGCCGGCGGGGCGGTGCGGCTCGGCGAGGTGACACCGGCGGGGAAGCGGGCGATGGCGGCCGCGGACTGGGTCCGAGGGGCACGGCTCGACGACGCCACGGTGCTCGGTGCGAACGGCGAGGTCTCGGCATGA